In one window of Deltaproteobacteria bacterium CG11_big_fil_rev_8_21_14_0_20_49_13 DNA:
- a CDS encoding bifunctional methylenetetrahydrofolate dehydrogenase/methenyltetrahydrofolate cyclohydrolase FolD, whose product MANLIDGKARAGEIRAKLKEEISRKKMTPGLAVVLVGENPASEVYVCNKIKACNEVGIKSLDNKLPETTSEAELLKLIEKLNNDKNVHGILVQLPLPKQIDSEKVLNAIDPSKDVDGFHPVNLGRLLSGQNGLRPCTPLGVMDLIDSTGVDIKGKNAVVVGRSNIVGKPVAVMLLERHATVTVCHSRTQDLPGVVRNADIVVAAIGKPDFIKGAWIKKGAVVIDVGINRLEGGKLTGDVDFKEASKNAAWITPVPGGVGPMTIAMLLKNTVMSYELMRKSFSSPITHHT is encoded by the coding sequence ATGGCAAATTTAATAGACGGAAAGGCAAGGGCCGGAGAAATAAGGGCAAAATTAAAGGAAGAGATATCCCGGAAAAAGATGACCCCCGGCCTTGCGGTGGTCCTCGTAGGCGAAAACCCCGCCTCCGAAGTTTACGTCTGCAACAAAATAAAGGCCTGCAATGAAGTCGGGATCAAAAGTCTGGATAACAAGCTCCCCGAGACCACAAGCGAGGCAGAACTTTTAAAGCTCATAGAAAAACTAAACAATGACAAGAACGTGCACGGCATCCTTGTCCAACTCCCCCTCCCAAAACAGATAGACTCCGAAAAAGTATTGAATGCAATAGACCCATCGAAAGATGTTGACGGTTTTCATCCTGTAAATCTTGGAAGACTGCTTTCTGGGCAAAATGGTCTAAGACCCTGCACCCCTCTGGGCGTTATGGACCTTATAGACTCCACAGGTGTCGACATTAAGGGAAAGAACGCGGTGGTCGTTGGAAGGAGTAACATAGTAGGCAAACCCGTGGCGGTAATGCTTCTTGAGCGCCATGCAACGGTAACGGTCTGCCATTCCCGCACGCAGGACCTCCCCGGTGTTGTGAGAAACGCCGACATCGTGGTGGCGGCGATCGGCAAGCCTGATTTTATAAAGGGCGCCTGGATAAAGAAAGGAGCCGTGGTGATAGATGTGGGGATAAACAGGCTCGAAGGCGGAAAACTTACGGGAGATGTTGATTTTAAAGAAGCTTCAAAGAATGCGGCATGGATAACACCGGTCCCCGGCGGCGTGGGGCCGATGACTATCGCAATGCTGTTAAAAAATACTGTAATGAGTTATGAGTTGATGAGAAAATCTTTCTCATCACCCATTACCCATCACACGTAA